TATCTTCTTCATCGGCTACGTGCTGTGCGGCGTGCCGAGCAACCTGGCCCTGACCAAATTCGGCCCACGGCGCTGGATCGCGCTGATGATGATCACCTGGGGCACGCTGTCGACCTGCCTGCTGTTCGTCACCACACCGACCCAGTTCTACACCCTGCGCCTGTTCACCGGCGCGGCTGAAGCCGGGTTCTTCCCGGGCGTTGTGCTGTATCTCTCGCAGTGGTTCCCGACCTTCCGCCGTGGCCGGATCATGGCGCTGTTCATGTCGGCGATTCCGGTGTCCGGCCTGCTCGGCAGCCCGTTTTCCGGCTGGATCCTCAATCACTTCGCTGCGGGCCAGGGCGGTCTGGCCGGCTGGCAGTGGATGTTCCTGCTGCAAGGCATTCCGACTGTAATCCTCGGCGCACTCGCCTACTTCCTGTTGAGCGACAACTTCGCCGCTGCCAAGTGGCTGACCCCGCACGAACGTTCGGTGCTGGAAGCGGATCAGGCGGAAGACCTGGCGAACAAACCGAAAACCACCTCCGATTCGCTGATCGCCGTGTTCAAGAACCCGGCGATCTGGGCCTTCGGCCTGATCTACTTCTGCATCCAGAGCGGCGTGTACGCGATCAACTTCTGGCTGCCGTCGATCATCAAGAACCTCGGTTTCAGCGATAACCTGGTGATCGGCTGGTTGAGCGCGATTCCGTATCTGCTGGCGGCGGTATTCATGCTGGTGGTCGGTCGTTCGGCGGACTTGCGCAAAGAACGTCGCTGGCATCTGGTGGTGCCGATGTTGATGGGTGCTGTCGGCCTGTTGATCGCGGT
This genomic window from Pseudomonas kribbensis contains:
- a CDS encoding MFS transporter, with the protein product MSQSAAAAQTIADDKNAVYKRITLRLIPFIFICYLFNYLDRVNVGFAKLQMLDALKFSETVYGLGAGIFFIGYVLCGVPSNLALTKFGPRRWIALMMITWGTLSTCLLFVTTPTQFYTLRLFTGAAEAGFFPGVVLYLSQWFPTFRRGRIMALFMSAIPVSGLLGSPFSGWILNHFAAGQGGLAGWQWMFLLQGIPTVILGALAYFLLSDNFAAAKWLTPHERSVLEADQAEDLANKPKTTSDSLIAVFKNPAIWAFGLIYFCIQSGVYAINFWLPSIIKNLGFSDNLVIGWLSAIPYLLAAVFMLVVGRSADLRKERRWHLVVPMLMGAVGLLIAVNFAANPAIAILGLTIATMGALTGLPMFWPVPTAMLSAGAAAGGLALINSMGQMAGFLSPYLVGWVKDSTGSTDAALYLLAGVIVGGSLLALRMTRTLRA